Proteins from a single region of Paraglaciecola sp. T6c:
- the xdp1 gene encoding exosortase-dependent surface protein XDP1 — protein MKKQLILRSAAIAASLMTMSFASFATDTTEWNFRSYGGNDYGTGNSTSSYGNTLNFSSSSNSLSVTAWADTNEISGPDTVENATAANNGYGLLNYNRNSDGHTVDNSGDTDMLLFSFDDLVSITGINIGYYSNDSDISIAAFDDLPTLQGQSWESVASTASFSASFANIGNGWSSLDTESTEAQYWIVGAYNSSFGGASGAGAGWSDNLKIAGLSTVAGIGPDPKPPTDVAEPSSLAVLASFGLFAVWRRRKTA, from the coding sequence ATGAAAAAACAACTTATTTTGCGCAGTGCAGCGATTGCGGCATCGTTAATGACTATGTCATTTGCCAGCTTTGCTACCGATACCACCGAATGGAATTTTAGATCCTACGGTGGTAACGATTATGGGACTGGCAACAGCACTAGTTCATACGGCAATACTTTGAATTTTAGTTCATCAAGCAACAGTTTGTCGGTAACAGCTTGGGCAGATACTAATGAAATCAGTGGCCCGGATACTGTAGAGAACGCTACCGCAGCAAATAATGGTTATGGTTTGCTCAATTACAACCGTAACAGCGACGGACACACTGTTGATAATAGTGGTGATACAGACATGCTGTTATTTTCTTTTGATGATTTAGTGTCTATCACAGGTATTAACATTGGTTATTACTCTAACGATTCGGATATATCCATTGCTGCATTTGACGACTTACCTACACTTCAAGGGCAGAGTTGGGAAAGCGTTGCAAGCACAGCATCATTTAGTGCAAGCTTTGCCAATATAGGTAATGGTTGGAGTTCTTTAGATACTGAATCAACAGAAGCACAATACTGGATCGTTGGTGCCTATAACAGCTCCTTCGGTGGCGCAAGTGGCGCAGGCGCAGGATGGAGCGATAATCTTAAGATCGCAGGTTTATCTACCGTTGCCGGCATTGGCCCAGATCCTAAGCCACCTACAGATGTTGCAGAGCCAAGTTCATTAGCAGTGTTAGCTTCGTTTGGTTTATTCGCTGTATGGCGTCGTCGTAAAACTGCATAA
- the pssA gene encoding CDP-diacylglycerol--serine O-phosphatidyltransferase: MPESKRKGIYLLPNLLTTAGLFSGFYAVVASMNGHFEAAAVAIFIAMIFDGLDGRVARMTNTQSEFGAEYDSMADMVSFGMAPALVAYNWGLSGLGKIGWLAAFIYVAGAALRLARFNTQIGIADKRYFQGLASPAAAALVAGLVWVGGEYDVNGDDYGVLVALVTSLAGLLMVSNFKYNSFKEVNWHGKVPFVALLLVMLIFVVVATEPALVLFVVFALYALAGPINTFRSVDKVKLEHVVGDADENDADFTQGDEQSESTTDDDVEEPTNKQ, from the coding sequence ATGCCCGAATCTAAGCGTAAAGGTATTTACCTTTTACCTAATTTATTAACCACTGCCGGTTTATTTTCTGGCTTCTATGCTGTTGTTGCGTCAATGAATGGACACTTCGAAGCTGCGGCTGTAGCGATATTCATCGCAATGATTTTTGACGGCCTTGATGGCCGTGTTGCTCGTATGACCAATACCCAAAGTGAATTTGGGGCCGAATACGACTCTATGGCAGATATGGTGTCATTCGGTATGGCGCCAGCGCTGGTTGCCTACAACTGGGGATTAAGCGGTTTAGGTAAAATAGGTTGGTTAGCTGCCTTTATATACGTAGCTGGAGCAGCTTTGCGTTTAGCGCGTTTTAATACTCAAATTGGTATTGCCGATAAACGCTATTTCCAAGGTTTAGCCAGCCCCGCGGCGGCTGCATTGGTGGCAGGTCTCGTTTGGGTAGGCGGAGAGTATGACGTCAATGGTGACGACTACGGCGTTCTAGTTGCCTTGGTCACTAGCTTGGCAGGCCTATTGATGGTGAGTAATTTTAAATACAATTCATTCAAAGAAGTAAACTGGCACGGTAAAGTGCCATTTGTTGCTTTACTTCTAGTGATGCTGATTTTTGTAGTGGTAGCGACTGAGCCTGCTTTAGTTCTATTCGTGGTTTTTGCCTTATACGCACTCGCTGGGCCTATCAACACCTTTAGGAGTGTAGATAAGGTCAAGTTAGAACATGTAGTAGGGGATGCAGATGAAAACGATGCCGATTTTACCCAAGGTGATGAGCAATCTGAGAGCACCACAGATGATGACGTTGAGGAACCAACGAACAAGCAGTAG